The Deinococcus radiotolerans genome segment CTCAGAATGCCCCGCCGGGGCAGACGTCCGTCAGGTTCAGCGGGCATACTCTACCGGTGCTGTCTGCCCGCCCCCCCCACCCCACCCGCTCGCGCCGCACCCGCTTCCGAACGGCGCTGCTCACCAGCCTGAGTCTGCTCACGCCGCCCCTGCTGGGCGGCGCGCTGACGCTGGCCCTGCCCCTGACCAGCGCCGCGCACGCCGCGCAGCCCACCCTGGGGTCCGTGCAGATGACCTTCACCGTGGACGACGCGGACGTCTACGTGAACGGCGCCCCGCAACGCTGGCTGAGCCCGCCCCGCAACATCGGCGGGCGGACCATGCTGCCGCTGCGTGAAGCGGCCGCGCTGCTCGGCCAGCCCCTGCAGGCCAGCGGCACGCAGGTGCAGCTCGCCCGCCTGAGCCTCGACACCCGCAAGAACACGGCCGCCCTGAGCGGCGCCGCCCAGCCCGCGGGGACCGTCACCAGCGTCGGCGCCGTCACGTACGTCAGCGTCCGCACCCTGGCCGACGCGCTGAACGCCAACCTGATCGGCGAGGACGGCCGCACCTTCACCCTGACGGCCCTGCGCGACGGCGGGAACCCCATGATCCCCCAGGCGCGCTTCAGCACCGACAAGAACGTCTACGCCCCGGGCGAACGCGTCGTGTTCACCGAGTACCCCTTCGACCCGGACGGCGCGGACATCACCGCCCGCCGCTGGACGGGCCGGCAGGACGTGTACTTCCAGCCCGGCACGTACACCGTGACGCTGACCGTCACTAACGGCCGCGGCCTGCAGAGCCAGCCGTTCACGCGCACCATCCGCGTCGAGGGGCAACCCATCGACACGCCCCTCACGTACGCCCTGAAGTACGCGCAGCCCGGCGACGCCTTCCCCGACCCGCAGGTCCTGAACTACCCGGCCGCGCTGATCAGCCCGCAGCCCAGCCCCAGCTACCCGCTGCTGTTCAGTGACAGCCCCGAGGTGCCCGATCAGAGCGGCATCCTGTACCAGGACAGCGTCACCGGCCGCGCCCGACTGCTGGGGTACCACCTGAATGGCCTGAACCGCGGCGCGCGGCTGTACGTCCTGGCCCGCAACCTCGAGAGCCGCCCCGTCGAGGTCCGCAGCGAACGCCTCGGCGAGACCGCGCCCACCCGCATCGAGAGCATCCTGGGGCAGGTGACGCTGCTGGAGTACTTCGCATCGGCGGGCGGCACCACCCTGACCCTCTCGCCCGGCCAGTCAGCCGCGGTGTACGCCAGCCCCACCCTGAGCCCCGGCAGCGGCGTGAACGTCATGCAGGACCTCAGCACCTCCGGCAAGGTCGAACTGACCTACGTGATGCTCGAAGACAGCCTGCCCCCCACCCCGCAGGTCGTGCAGCAGCTGCCGTACCTGCGCCCCGACGGCCGCCACACGCGCGGCACCTTCCCGGACGCCGTGCGGACCCTGCGCGTCACGCTGGGCGCCCTGCCCACCCGCCTGATCATCGGGGACGGCCGCGTGGACCCCGCCGTGACCGGCACCGACGCCCTGACCGGCCAGAGTGTGCGCCTGAGCGGCAACTACGGCGTGCTGTACGACCTGGAAGTCAACGGTGCCGCCGGCACCGCCGTGGCCCTCAGCCCACGCGGCGGCCTGTACCGCGGCGCCATGAACATCCAGGACGGTCCGATCACGCAGACCATCAAGCTGCCCCGCACCGGCAACGCCCTGAAACCCGACGAGCCGGTGCTGCTGTGGCGCGCGCAGAGTGACCGCCTGAACATCGACTTCGTGCCCAGCAGCGGCAGCAACCTGCCCATCAGCCTCATCTTCTACCGCACGGGCCGCGTGGACGCCGAGGGCGGCGTCATCAAAACCTACCGCCCCTGACCGGGCGGGAGAGAGGGGCGCCTGCGGGAGACTGCGGCGCCCCTCCCGGCTGTTATGCCGGGTGCGCGGCCAGCCAGTCCAGCACGTCCTGCGCGCTGCGGTCCGGCGGGAACACCGGGTAGAAGACGTGTTCGATCACGCCGTCCCGCACGATCAGCGTCACGCGCCGCAGCAGCGTCTCGCCGCCCGCCTGGAAGGTCGGCAGCCGCAGTTCTTGGCGGACCGCGCCTGCCGCGTCGGACAGCAGCGGGAACGGCAGGTGCAGCCGCGCCGCCGCCTCCCGCTGGTACGCGGTGTCCTGCACGCTCAGGCCGAACACCCGCGCACCCGCCGCGCGCAGCTCGGCGTGATGGTCCCGGAACGCGCACGACTGCGGCGTGCAGCCCCGCGCGCCCGGGATCACGTCCCAGTCTTCCGGCATGGCCTGATCCGGACGGGCCGTCTTCGGGTAGGCGTAGACCACCGTCCGTCCCGGCAGGACCAACAGGTCGTGGGTCACGCCGTCCGTGCCCGGCAGCGCGTACTCCGGCCAGCGCCGCCCGGGCAGGTGCGCGCACGCGCCGTCATCAGTGGGGACGGGCAGGTCAGCCGGGAGGACATGCGGGTCAGTCACGCCCGGCAGGATAGGGAAAACGCCGCCCCCACGATCAGGGGGCGGCGTTCAGCGTCGGGGTTTACGCGCCGACGAGGGCTTTTTCCCAGCCGAAGACGGCCTTGTCGTCCACGGCGAGGCTCTCGTTGCCGGCCTTGATGGTCGCGGCGAGCGCCTTGGTTTCGGGGAACAGTTTGGCGAAGTAGAACTTCGCGGTCTGCACCTTGCTGAGGTAGAAGCCGTCCTTGTCCTGCCCGGCGTCGATCTTGTCCTGGGCGACCTTGGCCATGCGGGCCCACAGGTAGCCGTACACGACGTGCCCGAAGTAGCGCAGGTAGTCCACGGCGGCGGCGTTGACCTCGTCGGCCCCGCCTTCCTGCATGGCCTTCTGGCCGATGACCATGGTCAGAGACCCGAGCTGCTGCGCGGCCTTGCCGAGCTGGTTCACGTAGTCGCCGATGTGCTCGTCGCCCTCGTGCTCCTCGGCGAATGCCTGGAGGGTCGCGGCGAGTTTCTGAAGTTTCTTGCCACCGTCCATGAGGACCTTGCGGCCCAGCAGGTCGAGCGCCTGGATGCCGTTGGTGCCTTCGTAGATCTGGCCGATGCGGGCGTCACGGACGAACTGCTCCATGCCCCATTCCTTGATGTAGCCGTGGCCGCCGTACACCTGCTGGCTCTGCACGGCGATGTTGAAGCCGTTGTCGGTCATGAAGGCCTTGGCGATGGGGGTGAGCAGCGCGACCAGGTCGGCGGCTTCCTTGCGGGCCGTCTCGTCGGTGTGGTGGTGCTCGGTGTCGAGGCTCAGGGCCAGCCACATGGCCATGGCGCGCCCGGCCTCGGTGTAGGCCTTGCCGGTCAGGAGCATGCGGCGCACGTCGGGGTGCACGATGATCGGGTCGGCCTGCTCGCCGGGGTTCACGCGGGGCTCGTGGCGCATCTGGAGGCGGTCCTTGGCGTAGATCAGGGCGTTCTGGTACGCGACTTCTCCGAGGCCCAGACCCTGGAGGCCGGTGCCGAGGCGGGCGGCGTTCATCATGATGAACATGTGGTTCATGCCCTTGTTGATCTCGCCGACCAGCCAGCCCCTGGCGCCGTCGAAGTTCAGCACGGCGGTGGCGTTGCCGTTGATGCCCATCTTGTGTTCGAGGCTGCCGCAGATCACGCCGTTGCGCTCGCCGGGTTTGCCGTCAGCGGTGGGGATGTACTTGGGCACGAGGAACAGTGAAATGCCCTTGGTGCCCTGGGGGCTGCCGTCCAGGCGGGCCAGCACGAGGTGCAGGATGTTGTCGGCCATGTCGTGCTCGCCGGCGCTGATGAAGATCTTCGTGCCGGTGATGGCGTAGGTGCCGTCGCCGTTGTCGCTGGCCTTCGTGCGGATGATGCCCAGGTCGGTGCCGGCGTGCGGCTCGGTGAGGCACATGGTGCCGGTCCACTCGCCGGACACCAGCTTGGGCAGGTACAGGTCCTTGAGTTCTTGGCTGCCGACGGCGTGCAGGGCGCTGTACGCGCCGTGCGAGAGGCCGGGGTACATGCTCCAGGCGACGTTGGCGCTGTTCATCATCTCGACGAGCACGTTGCTGATCAGGTGGGGCATGCCCTGACCGCCGAACGCGGGGTCGGCGTCCAGCGCGGGCCAGCCGGCGTCGCGGTACTTCTTGTACGCGGCCTTGAAGCCGGTGGGGGTGGTGACCTCGCCGTTGTCGTGGCGCACGCAGCCTTCGCGGTCACCGACGACGTTCAGGGGCACCAGTTCGGTTTCCACGAAGCGGGCGGCCTCGTCGAGGACCTGTTCCAAGAGGTCCTGGTCGGCGGTGTCGTTCTGGGCGTAGTAGGGCATCTGGCCGAGCGCTTCGGGGGCGCCGAGGAGTTCGTTCATCAGGAACTTGATGTCGCGCAGGGGGGCCTTGTAGGTGGGCATTCTGTGTCCTCCTTGGTGGGGTTCGTCCGCTGGTGGACACAACCCGGCACTGTTAGTTGAACCGAGTATAAAACTTTTGGTGCGGAATGTCATGTGGGGTGGATTGCGATTCGCCCCGCGCGACCCCACCACCTGGGGGAGAACCGCGCCGCATGCGGGCCCACCGCGACATTTCAGGTATGGTGTGAAGAATCATGAACTACCCAAGCCTGGTCTGGCACCTCAAGCGAACGGAGCTCTTCGCCGACCTTGAACTTGCCGAACTGGAGCGCGTGGCCGCC includes the following:
- a CDS encoding PKD domain-containing protein: MTFTVDDADVYVNGAPQRWLSPPRNIGGRTMLPLREAAALLGQPLQASGTQVQLARLSLDTRKNTAALSGAAQPAGTVTSVGAVTYVSVRTLADALNANLIGEDGRTFTLTALRDGGNPMIPQARFSTDKNVYAPGERVVFTEYPFDPDGADITARRWTGRQDVYFQPGTYTVTLTVTNGRGLQSQPFTRTIRVEGQPIDTPLTYALKYAQPGDAFPDPQVLNYPAALISPQPSPSYPLLFSDSPEVPDQSGILYQDSVTGRARLLGYHLNGLNRGARLYVLARNLESRPVEVRSERLGETAPTRIESILGQVTLLEYFASAGGTTLTLSPGQSAAVYASPTLSPGSGVNVMQDLSTSGKVELTYVMLEDSLPPTPQVVQQLPYLRPDGRHTRGTFPDAVRTLRVTLGALPTRLIIGDGRVDPAVTGTDALTGQSVRLSGNYGVLYDLEVNGAAGTAVALSPRGGLYRGAMNIQDGPITQTIKLPRTGNALKPDEPVLLWRAQSDRLNIDFVPSSGSNLPISLIFYRTGRVDAEGGVIKTYRP
- a CDS encoding peroxiredoxin; the protein is MTDPHVLPADLPVPTDDGACAHLPGRRWPEYALPGTDGVTHDLLVLPGRTVVYAYPKTARPDQAMPEDWDVIPGARGCTPQSCAFRDHHAELRAAGARVFGLSVQDTAYQREAAARLHLPFPLLSDAAGAVRQELRLPTFQAGGETLLRRVTLIVRDGVIEHVFYPVFPPDRSAQDVLDWLAAHPA
- a CDS encoding acyl-CoA dehydrogenase C-terminal domain-containing protein — encoded protein: MPTYKAPLRDIKFLMNELLGAPEALGQMPYYAQNDTADQDLLEQVLDEAARFVETELVPLNVVGDREGCVRHDNGEVTTPTGFKAAYKKYRDAGWPALDADPAFGGQGMPHLISNVLVEMMNSANVAWSMYPGLSHGAYSALHAVGSQELKDLYLPKLVSGEWTGTMCLTEPHAGTDLGIIRTKASDNGDGTYAITGTKIFISAGEHDMADNILHLVLARLDGSPQGTKGISLFLVPKYIPTADGKPGERNGVICGSLEHKMGINGNATAVLNFDGARGWLVGEINKGMNHMFIMMNAARLGTGLQGLGLGEVAYQNALIYAKDRLQMRHEPRVNPGEQADPIIVHPDVRRMLLTGKAYTEAGRAMAMWLALSLDTEHHHTDETARKEAADLVALLTPIAKAFMTDNGFNIAVQSQQVYGGHGYIKEWGMEQFVRDARIGQIYEGTNGIQALDLLGRKVLMDGGKKLQKLAATLQAFAEEHEGDEHIGDYVNQLGKAAQQLGSLTMVIGQKAMQEGGADEVNAAAVDYLRYFGHVVYGYLWARMAKVAQDKIDAGQDKDGFYLSKVQTAKFYFAKLFPETKALAATIKAGNESLAVDDKAVFGWEKALVGA